A genome region from Arachidicoccus soli includes the following:
- a CDS encoding site-specific DNA-methyltransferase: MSIDKLDLQSPDLVNANFQKLAELFPNCATESTDGKAIDFDLLKQELNHAVVDGNKERYRLEWPGKKEAIVTANLPTNKTLRPVREDSVDFDNTENLYIEGDNLEVLKLLQESYLGKVKMIYIDPPYNTGKDFVYKDNFARDAQEELKESGQKDEYNQRLVANPETSGRYHSDWLSMMYPRLKLARNLLKDDGVIFISIDDNEVHNLRKLCDEVFGESNFISSFIWQRAFSPKNDARFVSNSHDFILMYSKSISDFKIGRLPRTEEANARYSNPDNDPRGDWMSSDISVKTYNRENDYPITTPSGRVVEPPAARCWSLSKNAFFERLQDNRIWFGPNGDNTPRIKRFLSELRNEGMVPTSILLHKEVGHSQEGAQEVVKLLEGKGGFDGPKPIRLLCHLITLANLENDSIVLDFFSGSGSTAQAVMQMNGIDSGIRKYIMVQLPESTEENSESYKAGYKNICEIGKERIRRAAKKIKDETNADIDYSFRVYRLDESNMQDVYYNPQDYKQGSLDLFADNVKPDRTPDDLLAQVMLDWGLPLSYKIERGKIAGKDVFKVAQDSLLACFDKGLDEAFAKEIAKEKPLRVVFRDNGFVNDTAKENVKQLLKQLSPETEMKVI; this comes from the coding sequence ATGAGTATAGATAAATTAGACTTACAGTCTCCAGATCTGGTAAATGCCAATTTTCAGAAATTGGCGGAACTGTTTCCTAACTGCGCTACGGAAAGTACGGATGGCAAGGCCATTGATTTTGATTTGCTGAAGCAAGAATTGAATCATGCTGTTGTGGATGGCAATAAAGAACGCTATCGTTTGGAATGGCCTGGCAAAAAAGAAGCGATTGTTACAGCAAATTTACCAACAAATAAAACGCTCCGACCTGTAAGAGAAGACAGCGTGGATTTTGACAACACGGAGAATTTATACATTGAAGGGGATAATTTGGAAGTTCTGAAACTTTTGCAGGAAAGTTATTTAGGCAAGGTCAAGATGATTTATATAGATCCACCTTACAATACAGGGAAGGATTTTGTTTATAAGGATAATTTTGCTCGTGACGCACAGGAGGAGTTGAAAGAAAGCGGTCAAAAAGATGAATATAATCAAAGACTGGTCGCGAATCCAGAAACTTCAGGAAGATATCACAGTGACTGGTTAAGTATGATGTATCCGAGGCTGAAATTGGCAAGGAATCTTTTGAAAGATGATGGAGTTATTTTTATTTCGATTGATGATAATGAGGTACATAATTTGAGGAAGTTGTGCGATGAGGTATTTGGAGAAAGTAATTTTATTTCTTCTTTCATTTGGCAGAGGGCATTTTCTCCAAAGAATGATGCACGTTTTGTTTCTAATAGTCACGATTTTATATTAATGTATTCGAAGTCTATTTCAGATTTTAAGATTGGTAGGCTCCCAAGAACAGAGGAAGCAAACGCACGTTACAGCAACCCAGATAATGATCCGAGAGGAGACTGGATGTCCAGTGATATTTCCGTAAAAACCTATAATCGTGAAAATGACTATCCAATTACCACGCCCTCCGGGCGTGTCGTAGAGCCTCCAGCAGCGCGCTGCTGGAGTCTCTCGAAAAACGCGTTTTTCGAGAGACTCCAGGACAACCGTATTTGGTTTGGTCCCAATGGAGATAATACTCCAAGGATCAAAAGGTTTTTATCAGAGCTTCGGAATGAAGGAATGGTTCCCACTTCTATCTTATTGCATAAAGAAGTGGGGCATAGTCAAGAAGGTGCACAAGAGGTTGTTAAGCTCCTTGAGGGGAAGGGAGGTTTTGATGGTCCTAAACCAATAAGACTTTTATGTCATCTAATAACTCTTGCCAATCTGGAAAACGATAGTATTGTTCTGGATTTCTTTTCAGGATCTGGAAGCACGGCCCAAGCGGTTATGCAAATGAATGGAATTGATTCTGGTATTCGTAAGTATATTATGGTGCAATTGCCAGAATCAACGGAAGAGAATAGTGAGTCCTATAAGGCGGGTTACAAAAATATCTGCGAAATCGGTAAAGAACGAATCCGCCGTGCGGCTAAAAAAATCAAAGACGAAACAAACGCCGATATTGATTACAGCTTCCGTGTCTACCGCCTGGATGAAAGCAATATGCAGGATGTTTATTACAATCCACAAGATTATAAGCAAGGCTCTTTAGATTTATTTGCTGATAATGTCAAACCTGATCGTACACCAGATGATCTTTTGGCTCAGGTGATGCTTGATTGGGGATTGCCGTTGAGTTATAAGATTGAAAGGGGTAAAATAGCAGGAAAGGATGTTTTCAAGGTTGCGCAAGACTCCTTGTTGGCTTGTTTTGATAAAGGGCTTGATGAGGCTTTTGCAAAAGAAATCGCCAAGGAAAAGCCGTTGCGTGTTGTATTCAGAGACAATGGATTCGTGAATGACACGGCTAAGGAAAATGTAAAGCAGTTACTGAAGCAGTTGAGCCCAGAAACTGAAATGAAAGTTATATAA
- a CDS encoding helix-turn-helix domain-containing protein, which yields MLGQKLKSLREAKGLLQRQVAAALEVDTAYISKMESSDKPVSKSYLPKLSKLYGVSVSELQTLWLANKVYEIVKDNNLGIKAIEMVQKELENKI from the coding sequence ATGTTAGGCCAAAAACTAAAGTCATTACGGGAAGCCAAGGGATTGCTACAGCGGCAGGTTGCCGCTGCACTAGAAGTAGATACTGCTTATATAAGCAAAATGGAAAGCAGTGATAAGCCAGTGAGCAAAAGCTATCTTCCTAAACTCTCAAAGTTGTATGGTGTTTCAGTGTCTGAGTTGCAGACCCTTTGGCTTGCCAATAAGGTGTATGAGATTGTAAAAGATAACAATCTCGGCATAAAAGCCATTGAAATGGTCCAGAAGGAATTAGAGAATAAAATATAA